A single Anopheles funestus chromosome 2RL, idAnoFuneDA-416_04, whole genome shotgun sequence DNA region contains:
- the LOC125763531 gene encoding probable serine hydrolase codes for MAEAKRHMVQQNDELHGVHEVCIRLPFGDVTGKWWGPRDLRPIVCLHGWMDNGGSFDRLIPLLPHDISFLAIEFPGHGRSAHLPAGVAYNALDTLRLLLYLMQHYGWTRISLMSHSIGAVMSYVFAGVFPDRVDLLVSFDLLKPFILDPDMLLFLLSDSLPKTLDYDTTARKEEKLFHYDDYVEHMHAGFHESISRDACHYLLYRTLEPSAEGTGLYRRLTDRRIRHNHGLVWSHDLNLEMARRIRVPFLYLKTTETPLFEDPQYHQETIDVLTASNPLFEHTLVEGKHHVHLSHPERVAPLVRSFLQKHWNRDKYMMCKL; via the exons ATGGCAGAGGCAAAACGACACATGGTACAGCAGAATGACGAATTGCACGGT GTTCACGAAGTATGCATACGGCTACCCTTTGGTGATGTAACCGGCAAATGGTGGGGACCACGAGATCTTCGACCGATCGTATGTCTACATGGTTGGATGGATAATGGCGGTTCGTTCGATCGTTTGATTCCCTTGCTCCCGCACGACATCAGCTTTCTCGCCATCGAGTTTCCCGGCCATGGCCGATCGGCACACCTGCCGGCGGGTGTGGCGTACAACGCGCTGGACACATTGCGCCTTTTGCTCTACCTGATGCAACATTACGGCTGGACGCGCATTTCGCTAATGAGTCACTCGATCGGTGCGGTGATGAGTTACGTGTTTGCCGGCGTTTTCCCCGATCGGGTCGATCTGCTCGTGTCGTTCGATCTGCTAAAACCCTTCATACTCGATCCGGATATGTTGCTGTTTCTGCTGTCCGATTCACTGCCAAAGACGCTCGACTACGACACAACGGCCAGGAAGGAAGAGAAACTGTTTCACTACGACGATTACGTTGAGCATATGCACGCGGGATTTCACGAGTCGATTAGTCGCGATGCTTGCCATTACTTGCTCTACCGTACGCTGGAACCATCGGCCGAAGGAACGGGTCTGTACCGCCGGTTAACCGATCGTCGCATACGGCACAATCATGGGTTGGTATGGTCACACGATTTAAATTTGGAAATGGCGCGCAGAATTCGGGTACCGTTTCTATACCTGAAAACGACCGAAACTCCCCTGTTCGAGGATCCACAGTATCATCAGGAAACGATCGATGTGCTTACGGCTAGCAATCCACTGTTTGAGCATACGCTAGTGGAGGGTAAACACCACGTGCATCTGTCCCATCCGGAGCGTGTGGCACCGTTGGTGAGGAGCTTTTTACAAAAACACTGGAACAGGGATAAATACATGATGTGCAAACTGTGA